Proteins from a genomic interval of Amycolatopsis sp. cg13:
- a CDS encoding LysR family transcriptional regulator, whose amino-acid sequence MQFQQLAYFLAVAETRHFTRAAERMRVAQPSLSQQIRALERDVGAGLFHRIRGNVTLTEAGETLLPIARRILAETETAYRAIRELDELGRGRVRLGATPSLCTGLLPAMLAAFRRAYPGIELVLHESGSRDLQTALSEGGLDLAMIVDSRVHDDSRLESRALFVEDLVVISPKDAPAPVRGRMPIAALRDRPLVMFRQGYDLREATVTACRAEGFDPLFAIEGGEMDAVLELVQAGLGLAVVPSTVVGDRFRRTRFTEPGLSRVVRLAYRRDVEQPRAVRALQEAVVRYLGGGEAQLPPGTRPLVGG is encoded by the coding sequence ATGCAGTTCCAGCAGCTGGCGTATTTCCTGGCAGTGGCCGAGACGCGGCATTTCACGCGAGCCGCCGAACGCATGCGTGTGGCGCAGCCCTCACTGTCCCAGCAGATTCGCGCGCTGGAACGGGATGTCGGCGCGGGGCTGTTCCACCGGATCCGCGGCAACGTGACGCTCACCGAGGCGGGGGAGACGCTGCTGCCGATCGCGCGCCGGATCCTCGCCGAGACGGAGACCGCGTACCGGGCGATCCGCGAACTGGACGAACTGGGCCGCGGCCGGGTGCGGCTCGGCGCGACCCCGAGCCTCTGCACCGGCCTGCTGCCGGCGATGCTCGCCGCGTTCCGCCGGGCCTATCCGGGAATCGAGCTGGTGCTGCACGAAAGCGGGTCGCGGGATCTGCAGACCGCGCTGTCGGAAGGCGGCCTGGACCTCGCGATGATCGTGGACAGCCGCGTCCACGACGATTCCCGCCTGGAGAGCCGGGCGCTGTTCGTCGAAGATCTCGTGGTGATCTCGCCGAAGGACGCGCCCGCCCCGGTGCGCGGCCGGATGCCGATCGCCGCGCTGCGGGACCGGCCGCTGGTGATGTTCCGGCAGGGCTACGACCTGCGCGAGGCGACTGTGACCGCTTGCCGCGCCGAGGGGTTCGACCCGCTCTTCGCGATCGAAGGCGGCGAGATGGACGCGGTGCTGGAGCTGGTACAGGCCGGGCTGGGCTTGGCGGTCGTGCCGAGCACCGTGGTCGGGGACCGGTTCCGCCGCACGCGGTTCACCGAACCCGGGCTCAGCCGGGTGGTGCGGCTGGCGTACCGGCGGGACGTCGAGCAGCCGCGCGCCGTGCGGGCGCTGCAGGAGGCGGTGGTGCGGTATCTCGGCGGCGGGGAGGCGCAGCTGCCGCCGGGCACGCGTCCGCTCGTCGGCGGATGA
- a CDS encoding succinate dehydrogenase cytochrome b subunit: MALAPAPPRRRPALVTFWRSTIGKKAVMAVTGLMFVAFLFVHMAGNLKVFLGPRHFDDYAAWLRTIGEPVLQNAWYLSIQRTVLLIALVLHVVAAVQLSKRDRQARPVKYAHGQRRKASFATHTMRWGGATLALYIVWHILDLTVGVANQDFRDGQPYHNIVADFQVWWVNLIYIVALLMLGLHINHGFWSAAQTLGITSKTRDRALKTVGSVLAVVITGGFLIVPIAVMAGWVA, encoded by the coding sequence GTGGCACTCGCACCCGCTCCGCCCCGCCGTCGCCCGGCGCTCGTGACGTTCTGGCGTTCGACCATCGGCAAGAAGGCCGTCATGGCCGTCACCGGGCTGATGTTCGTCGCGTTCCTGTTCGTGCACATGGCCGGGAACCTGAAGGTTTTCCTGGGACCGCGGCATTTCGACGACTACGCGGCCTGGCTGCGCACCATCGGCGAACCCGTGCTGCAGAACGCCTGGTACCTCTCGATCCAGCGGACCGTGCTCCTGATCGCGCTGGTGCTGCACGTGGTCGCGGCGGTGCAACTGTCCAAACGGGACCGTCAAGCGCGCCCGGTGAAGTACGCGCACGGCCAGCGGCGCAAGGCCAGCTTCGCGACACACACCATGCGCTGGGGCGGCGCGACGCTCGCGCTCTACATCGTGTGGCACATCCTGGATCTCACGGTCGGCGTGGCCAACCAGGACTTCCGCGACGGCCAGCCGTACCACAACATCGTCGCGGACTTCCAGGTCTGGTGGGTCAACCTGATCTACATCGTCGCGCTGCTGATGCTCGGCCTGCACATCAACCACGGCTTCTGGAGCGCGGCGCAGACCCTCGGCATCACCAGCAAAACCCGCGACCGCGCCTTGAAAACCGTGGGCTCCGTGCTCGCCGTCGTGATCACCGGCGGCTTCCTGATCGTGCCGATCGCCGTGATGGCGGGATGGGTGGCCTGA